tggcacgagataatagcgcctgtagtgctagtgccatctggtccattctgtgttccatggcgtcaaacctggaatcagagggaccaacctgactgtttgtacctgcaggatccattggccctgtcgtaatgtcaggatcgggacagggatccaacacgcaaagtacaaacaggacagggtacgtataccggaccttagaatggccggactaacgtacggagagtaaagagaatggtcagaaacaagccgaggtcgagggaacgagaggacaggtgagcgaggaacaagccgggtcaaggataccagagggaaacagagtaagtcaaactagccgggtcggaaccaaaggaataactgaaatcgccagagcactgtgtgactagacaggctagaaccacgacagggcaatgagtgaatgggagaaacaggtttaaataccctggttacagtgagtatacccgcctccgacgagtcctgagtggcttccagtcacttgagtgacagatcggtccggactgacgtcatgacgtcgggcagcgtgcgtgacgtcataaaatgagacggatccctcgcggccggcgtgagagtgtctaggggagccgcgagggatggaggaagccgacctgctggaggagtaaactactaagtctctacctatttcggaggtagaggcttcaggtaccctgacacctaccTGACGTGTGCATCTTGTTAAATCTTGGTAAATCATTTAAACTAAACGAGAACCTAAGCTGTCAAAATATTGATCTCATTAATCTAAAAATGTGCCTTGACAAACGAATGCCACGACTTGTACTGCAAATGTCTATCAATTTttcttgatgtcgctgttgtggcgcaccaaggctttttgttacttttgtgcacaacaaaaataaagaattaaaaaaaaaaaaaaaatgtgttagtatgAGTgagatgagtgagtgtgtgtctgtcagtgagtgtgtatgtgtgtttatgtctgttagtgtgtgtgtgtgtgtgtttgtatgtctgttagtgtgtgtgtgtgtgtgtgtgtgttagcctgtgagtgtgtctgttagtgtgtgtgtctgactgtgtgtgtgtctgttagtgagtgtgtgtgtgtgctagtttgtgtctgttagtgactgtgtgtttgtctgtttgtgagtgtgtctgttagtgtgtgtgtttctgtcagtgaatgtgtgtgtgtatatttagaatgcggggcggagggaagggttgggtgtgggtggcgggggggaggaggggggcgcctgagttttgtcctgccttgggcagcacaaaaccaggatacaccactgcctgggaGTGAGAGCACTCTGTTCAAAGTTTTATCGGATCACGGTGGTTGCCCGATCCGATTAGGAGTTGCAGACAAGTTTTGTTGTAGCTCCCTgtcaagtcacacctccctgcatgtgacttgcacagccttccataaacacttcctgtaaagagagccctatttaggctttctttattgcaagttctgtttaattaagattttcgttTTTGTtcctttcatgcaggctctgtcaatcatagccagtggaggtatggctagggctgcataaacataaacaaagtgatttaactcctagatgacagagaattgagcagtgagactgcaggggaatgatctatacactaaaactgctttatttagctaaagtaatttaggcgactatagtgttcctttaagggctaATCGTAAAGCCAGAGCAATCTACATACAATCTATTTATCTGATATAGAATTGCCACACATAGAATCTCaacccataaaaataaataaaaaacaatatagcaAGAAATGGATTGTCTTCTAAATATTGCTAGTAAATTAAAATTTCACTGGGTAATCACTATAAATGTATGTCACAAGACAGTGCTAGCTGGTAGGATAAAGTAATCCAAAATAGCTATCCAGAATGTATGAGCCCAAACTTAGATACTTTGTTATATTCATAAACAGAATTGAAGATTCATTCCAGATACGATCTGCTGTGTAACTCACTAGCCTGTTCAACAGTTAGTATTGTCATAGCGCTTAAGGTTTGATTGTTTTCAGGAGCAGTCCTTACATTTATCACTTATTTGGCACATAGTCTATGGAAAGCCAGTTTTAACtattgtagtgtatatatatattttatattgctacCCGACGATCTAGGAATATTAAGTAAGGGGTCTATTTGGGCAGGTTTCCATGAATGGAGCAGGTTTTCTAAAGACGGATTTCAGTTTACGATCCATCTAGCAGGGGAAGGCAATTCAGACCTAGTGGTACAAGACAATCTGAGCAATATGTgagattcactaaacagtgaataccGAGAGCAGCAGAGATGATACTAGTGGGTTTATCACGAGGATTAGAGCTCTGACAGACAGTGTGGGTGGCTCTTATAAGAGCCTTTGGGTTTATAGTAAAGTAGAAGAATGCCAttacttggcgctggtgtacttGGTGACAGCCTTGGTGCCCTCGGACACGGCGTGCTTTGCCAGCTCTCCGGGTAGCAGCAGGCGCACGGCGGTCTGGATCTCCCGGGAAGTGATGGTGGAGCGCTTGTTGTAGTGAGCCAGGCGAGAGGCTTCTCCTGCGATGCGCTCAaagatatcattgacaaaggagtTCATGATCCCCATGGCCTTGGAGGAGATACCGGTGTCGGGGTGGACCTGCttcagcaccttgtacacgtagatGGCATAGCTCTCCTTCCTGGTCTTCCTACGCTTCTTGCCATCTTTCTTCTGAGTCTTGGTCACGGCTTTCTTAGAGCCTTTCTTGGCGGCTGGTGCGGACTTGGCTGGATCAGGCATGATCTACGCTGTTTGCTGGAAATACAATGACGGTCTGCGCGTCATTGGTTCTGTTTTTCTATCTGCCGGAATGATACGGGATACACTGCAACGCTCTCCTTATATACACCACAGGCGGACCGAATGGAGAACTGCAGCACATGGGGCGGAGTTAAGTCGCGCCctcattcacattttttttttcccccctcttccctGAAATGGTTCTGTCTCTTGAACATAAAGTTGTGTAAACACGAAGGATGAAACAAGatcgtgacttttttttttttttttttttaaatcatgtattTAGTGTTGCTTTGAAAGTCGGCTTATTCACAGCACACGGTATCACTTATTTCCTACGGTTTGATCATCTAAATAAGCGCCCGGTTCCCAAGTGAGAGAGGGCGATGGCAGTCCCTTTATTATCACCATGTAAATATTCAGCTCGACAACAGCCTTAATTAGTCTCTGCTTTATCATCTTACTGAACAGGAAATAAAGCCAGTATGGCTACTTTGGATGGTGATATTCTATAGATTATATGCGTTTCTCACTCAATTCTGACTAAAGTTGGCCTTTTGCAGTTTAATGAATCTCCCACAATATCTTAGCAAGGAGGGAATTTCAACTtcccacaaaaaataataaaaacattttataaagagTAGCACTGACAAGGTACTTTCTATTTACATCCCAACGAGGTATTTTCTAGCACTAGATCCTGCTTTACGAATGAGAAATGGTGTGTGTGACATTCTATAAAATAAACACGTGCCTATCACAAATATAGCTCTTAAAGGACAAGGTGGTGGCTCTTAGAAGAGCCGTTGGggcttttaaatataaattaaaacaagATACGAGCAGGGCTTATTTTTTCTTGGGAGCTGCCTTTTTAGCCTTTGCTGGACTCTTAGCGGCTTTGGGCTTGGCTGCCTTTTTAGCCGGGCTCTTTGTTGCTTTTTTAGCCGGACTCTTCACTGCCTTCTTGGGCTTGGCGGCTTTGACTTTCTTGGGGCTCTTGGTGACTTTTTTAGCGGAGGCTGCCGGCTTCTTGGCCTTCTTAGGGCTCTTCGCGGCTACCTTCTTCACTTTAGCCGGAGACTTGGAGGCTTTCTTTGGGGCGGGCTTCTTGACTTTAGCCGGTGCCTTCTTGGGCTTTGCAGCCTTGTCTTTGCTCTCCGCCTGCTTCTTGTTGAGCTTGAAGGAGCCGGAGGCTCCGCTACCTTTGACCTGGACGAGAGTCTCTTTAGTCACCAAGCCCTTGAGAGCCAGCTTGAGGCGGCTGTTATTCTTCTCCACATCGTAACCAGCGGCGGTCAAAGCCTTCTTCAGGGCTGCCAGGGACACCCCGCTGCGCTCTTTAGAGGCGGACACAGCTTTAACAAGGAGCTCGGACACGCTGGGACCGGACGGCTTGGCAGCTTTCTTGGCGCTGGATGCCTTCTTCGGCTGCTTCTTCTTAGAATCGATTTCAACCGCAGGAGCGGCAGCAGGAGCAGGAGCAGTTTCAGCCATGATCACTATTCACTATACCGATCAGTCAATAATTCCGTTCACAGCCGGCTCTCATTTATAGATCTCAAGCTGGCATCCTATAGGCTGATCTAAGCGCGCTCTGATTGGATACAGTCTTATGACACACCCTTCACTTTCCCTTCTCCTGCTTTTCACACACTGCTCTCACTCTGTGTTTCCGAGTGGATACAACTAATAGATTTTACTGAAATAAGAGAACGGATGTCGATGTCATCCATCGTGAAATGTACTAAACTATCTAATCTAGAATTTATTAGCAGTCTCATGGCTCCCGAGGGCTGTCACAATGTAGTAGAGCTGGGGAAAGCAGACACAACTCGTTTGTGATCAGCTTGATGTTTTCCAGAAACATTATTTCCAGAACTATTTAAATGATATATTTGAAGGCTTTCTTTCTCAATCTTATTCAGGGAAGGGAAGGGACCTGTGTTATCAAGGTGTGTTGTAGCTCATGtcataaagaaacagagaagaGGGATGTTGCACCTCGTTTGTTCAGACAGTAAACTCAGGCAGTATGTAGTAAGATCATAGCATATAGTTGATATTTAATTTGCATAATCTTTATTCTATCTATTTATTCATTAtcctctgagtctaacagcaactAAAACCAGTTCTATATGCTCTGGAAGGAAACTCTGCTCTGTGAATTTGCGTCCCTTGGTCATCTTGAGGTAGTGTGATGACCCCCTTGCCGACCTGCCagtagagcgctttttggagggaaggttcaGACTTATTGGAGAAATTGCTTCCTGAGAGCCAGGGGGAGCTCCCTTCCATTTGACTGCAGGAACTCCCACTCTTTGATTGGCCCAAGACCAAGACACAATTatgctggaactattttgggcttggcCCTCGTGTGCGGCCAGTCAAAATGTAACCCGGTGGAGATTCAACATTTTTTCATGGATCCTGGCACTATTTTACCAATTCGGATGACAGCTATCCAGGGTTGTATGATATGTGGGGTGCCTGTgtggttttattgtattatggggGTGTTTTTGTCTTAAGTACTTTGTATTCGGGAGATAATCAGTTTAGCGGTCAGGTGCTTGGATGGGCACTGTATGcacatgtgacgaaaccaatctcgccacattgtattggaggagcctggttgcccgcctgctgcctttggattatggaccggcagctaaagggttaatttcactgtgcagaaggatttatttctccctttctgcacagcagttcggtagatttcatttACCGAACAAACAGGTGTTCACCAAccttcccagagccgtgggaagccggccggcgttgttaattggccacccaggagctggagtgtgcctcctatttacctccctgaagctgcagttaaccgcagcttaattgcttgttaactttgtgcctgctgttacacgttgcggccgctaggtggcggtgttctggcgatccccgggcagccagcacgtttctgcccggctttcatgcaccaaaatcggacacttttacgtgcaggcaccgctgaacctccagcccctggttctaattcgtatggatttggtgaatgcagggaaattcggtattttatgttttatgtgaatcctttaacccagatagcaatgccatggagcctgttcgtataattaaagactttagctccatggcacttaaactgtattcgggtggtctgggtgccattcacctaataatgtgcacccagacctgagctatctggggatatgttacatgtctgtgttttttttttttttaattctttatttttgttatgcaaaaAAGGATCACAAATTGGCTTGCACTGCTACAACAGCCAGTGTGAGCCCACAATTGGTAAAAACAGGCATATAGCAGGTGagtaacattgcacattttttttttttttatgtaacagtAAACTTAGCTAGGTAGCGGAGCATGCCTGGACATCAATTTAAGTAATGGTATCGAGTGCCAGAGGTGAATCAATGCTGTGGGCAGAATATTACTATCGTGAGGGTAGAGACCGAAGCAGGTCTATTTTTGGATGTCCTGTGGGAAAACCTATATTGAGAGACAGTGGGTCCTAAGCTACGCCTGCTCCTTGTTGTTTGAAGGTAAGTATTCTAGTTGAGTGTTCTATTGGGGCCCCATGAGTTTCATCCCAGTGGTTTGTTTGTCTTATGGGATATTTGGTAGTTTCCCAGTGTAGACTTTGAGCTAAACGCGGGGTTGCTATGAAGACACCTATCTGCAGGTGACTTTGTACCCTACCGGGCGCTGGTGAGTAAGGTCACTTATTGGTTCCCTTGCGGGGGtatggtagggggggggggggaaggtatgTGTAGGCCAGTTGGGATATACTAGGTCTGAGGATTGTGAGCGGACTAGTACAGGGGTACATTCAAGGTAGTGTGATAAATAGTCGTCGAGGACATGGTGACAGTTATTGGTGCATCTGTGCCGTGTAGAGACGGCGGTGTAtttagaaaacataaaacatttaaagtataACACGAAAACATTAATAGAGAGGAACGAGTGAGAGTTCTCTTAAATGCCTGGCAGGCAGCGAACAGTCCAGCACATCAGTTGGACCTCTATGCGGACAAACCAGCTCCGGCTCGGGCTTCACGGTGGCAGT
This Pelobates fuscus isolate aPelFus1 chromosome 3, aPelFus1.pri, whole genome shotgun sequence DNA region includes the following protein-coding sequences:
- the LOC134601384 gene encoding histone H2B-like; translation: MPDPAKSAPAAKKGSKKAVTKTQKKDGKKRRKTRKESYAIYVYKVLKQVHPDTGISSKAMGIMNSFVNDIFERIAGEASRLAHYNKRSTITSREIQTAVRLLLPGELAKHAVSEGTKAVTKYTSAK
- the LOC134601385 gene encoding histone H1B-like, with protein sequence MAETAPAPAAAPAVEIDSKKKQPKKASSAKKAAKPSGPSVSELLVKAVSASKERSGVSLAALKKALTAAGYDVEKNNSRLKLALKGLVTKETLVQVKGSGASGSFKLNKKQAESKDKAAKPKKAPAKVKKPAPKKASKSPAKVKKVAAKSPKKAKKPAASAKKVTKSPKKVKAAKPKKAVKSPAKKATKSPAKKAAKPKAAKSPAKAKKAAPKKK